A portion of the Candidatus Bathyarchaeia archaeon genome contains these proteins:
- a CDS encoding ABC transporter permease: MERDVRLFFQYKVMVIMRAIWFVSQIAFFGLIASRMVAVEDYFRYYVGGLSVMTLYSAAIFIGFDIYEEAEHGVFEYLLSLPVTRRQLVLGRSIGGGLRAFIYVAPLMCIALYVIGIANPLNFLIALFSLFLFAFGVSGMSITLAVAIKSSDRFDILMGVLDALIVRLSTAMYPLSFVKEANPLYGWIANFNPVTYAAELFRWGAGIESLISFDNPLLPLLGIVMFFGFFMFVGIVLYDKSIEGGGWR, from the coding sequence GTGGAGCGAGATGTTCGCCTATTCTTCCAATACAAAGTCATGGTTATTATGAGGGCTATTTGGTTTGTTTCCCAAATAGCCTTTTTCGGGCTTATAGCATCCCGCATGGTTGCCGTGGAGGATTACTTCCGCTACTATGTTGGCGGCTTATCCGTCATGACGCTTTACTCGGCAGCCATATTCATTGGTTTCGACATATATGAGGAAGCTGAGCATGGGGTCTTCGAATACCTTCTAAGCCTACCAGTTACAAGGAGGCAGCTTGTTCTTGGGCGTTCCATCGGAGGGGGACTCCGCGCCTTCATATACGTGGCACCGCTCATGTGCATAGCCCTCTACGTCATTGGCATAGCGAATCCGCTTAACTTTCTCATAGCTTTGTTTTCGCTTTTCCTCTTCGCCTTCGGAGTCTCCGGAATGAGCATAACCTTAGCCGTTGCAATAAAATCCAGCGATCGCTTCGACATCCTTATGGGAGTTTTAGATGCACTAATCGTCCGCCTAAGCACAGCCATGTATCCATTAAGCTTTGTTAAGGAGGCAAATCCCCTTTACGGATGGATTGCCAACTTTAACCCGGTCACTTACGCCGCTGAGCTTTTCCGCTGGGGTGCTGGGATTGAATCCCTCATATCTTTTGACAACCCGCTTCTGCCCCTCCTTGGAATAGTCATGTTTTTCGGCTTCTTCATGTTTGTGGGTATAGTGCTCTATGACAAGAGCATAGAGGGCGGTGGATGGCGGTGA
- a CDS encoding ABC transporter permease: MAVKRHIVYILENDFRNFFRYKWWLVGLISMNLADLFIMAIVYNRMLNPEIIQQIKSYFNFFAPGLTVTGLFASAFMIGREVNMEKRREVHQYLLSLPMTRFELAFGRVLSGGLRGMMYMSPLLLTCFAFVGLPTLTQFFIILCVLFFLAMGISGLSIAIAVSTRSIDKFVTARGLVYYLLFFCSSVFYPFSLIEQLGREGKFPLFLVQFARINPLSNASDLIRSFLLGTPSFSPEMIISVLVFSVVFTGLAAFAYIKLIERA, from the coding sequence ATGGCGGTGAAGAGGCACATCGTGTACATCCTTGAAAATGATTTTAGAAATTTCTTCCGCTACAAATGGTGGCTTGTAGGCTTGATAAGCATGAACCTAGCTGACCTGTTTATTATGGCGATAGTCTATAACCGAATGCTGAATCCTGAGATAATCCAGCAAATAAAAAGCTACTTCAACTTCTTCGCGCCCGGATTAACCGTTACAGGCTTGTTTGCATCTGCATTCATGATTGGACGAGAGGTAAACATGGAGAAAAGGCGGGAGGTCCATCAATATCTACTAAGCCTGCCTATGACTAGGTTTGAGCTTGCCTTTGGACGGGTGCTTTCCGGGGGGCTGCGGGGCATGATGTACATGTCCCCCCTTCTCTTAACATGCTTCGCCTTTGTTGGGCTTCCAACGCTGACTCAGTTTTTCATAATACTGTGTGTGCTGTTCTTTCTAGCCATGGGAATTTCCGGCTTAAGCATAGCCATAGCTGTTTCCACAAGAAGCATAGACAAGTTTGTAACTGCAAGGGGCTTGGTTTATTATCTGCTGTTCTTCTGCAGCAGCGTCTTTTATCCATTCTCTCTAATTGAACAGCTTGGTCGGGAGGGCAAGTTTCCGCTTTTCTTGGTGCAATTTGCAAGGATAAACCCGTTGAGCAATGCCTCAGATCTTATACGCTCCTTCCTCCTGGGAACTCCCTCCTTTTCGCCTGAAATGATCATCAGCGTTCTGGTTTTTTCAGTCGTTTTTACGGGCTTAGCGGCTTTCGCCTACATAAAGTTGATTGAACGAGCATAA
- a CDS encoding CoA-binding protein, translating into MCSVKTLFEPKTVLLVGSSRVKEKVGLASPWLFENIIYNMRKFFKGKIYILDIDGKAGFGSIEELPEIPELAVVMLPPRDSLRYVEGCAASGVKAFILITGGYKDDQRRQLLKVKEEYGVRILGPNTVMGVINTANGLNTTFERDVMPKRGNIAIISQSGGVGACLLDWACFYGVGLSKVAFMGDKVDVDDADMVKYFGEDAETRVICLYMEGVKNGRRFIEEARKVVGRKPIIALKGGATQESAHRARSHTASMAGADEVFDAAFKKAGIIRVGDVEELMNAALALSKQPPMMGDNVAIVSNVGGPAILAADAVVRNNLKLARLSERTKNEIEKAYPGVDAVNPIDLIADARAERFQKVLDLVLADENVDGVLVINMLKSCFFEPEDAKVIPEVAAKHPYKPVVDVPAGGEDFKLVYDVIGESPIPLYNLPEKGVKALKALRLYGKILNEVKTG; encoded by the coding sequence ATGTGCAGCGTGAAGACTCTCTTTGAACCAAAAACGGTTCTGCTAGTGGGCTCCAGCCGCGTCAAGGAGAAGGTTGGGCTGGCGTCGCCATGGCTCTTCGAAAACATCATCTACAATATGCGAAAATTTTTCAAAGGGAAAATCTACATCCTCGACATCGATGGAAAAGCTGGTTTTGGCAGTATTGAGGAGTTGCCGGAAATCCCTGAGTTGGCAGTTGTCATGCTGCCTCCAAGGGATTCTCTACGCTATGTTGAAGGGTGTGCCGCTTCCGGAGTGAAAGCCTTCATATTAATAACGGGCGGTTATAAGGATGACCAGCGCCGGCAACTCTTGAAAGTGAAAGAGGAATATGGCGTTAGAATCCTGGGACCCAACACTGTTATGGGTGTCATAAACACGGCTAATGGGTTGAATACAACCTTTGAGAGGGATGTCATGCCGAAAAGGGGAAACATCGCCATCATCTCTCAAAGCGGTGGAGTGGGCGCATGCCTCCTTGACTGGGCATGCTTCTACGGCGTGGGCTTAAGCAAAGTCGCTTTCATGGGCGATAAGGTGGACGTGGACGACGCTGATATGGTTAAGTATTTTGGCGAAGACGCGGAGACTAGGGTTATATGCCTATACATGGAGGGCGTAAAAAACGGTAGACGCTTTATAGAAGAGGCTAGAAAAGTTGTGGGGAGAAAACCCATCATAGCATTAAAGGGCGGAGCAACCCAAGAATCCGCCCATAGAGCTAGGTCGCACACCGCCTCCATGGCGGGAGCAGATGAAGTTTTTGATGCCGCCTTCAAAAAGGCTGGAATAATCCGGGTTGGAGACGTAGAGGAGCTTATGAATGCGGCGTTGGCTCTCTCCAAGCAGCCGCCAATGATGGGCGACAATGTGGCCATAGTGAGCAACGTGGGTGGTCCGGCTATACTTGCAGCTGACGCTGTGGTTAGAAACAATCTTAAGCTTGCCAGACTTTCAGAAAGGACGAAAAATGAAATTGAGAAGGCTTATCCTGGTGTGGATGCAGTAAACCCTATCGATTTGATAGCGGATGCTAGAGCGGAAAGATTTCAGAAGGTTTTAGATCTCGTTTTAGCCGATGAAAATGTTGACGGAGTTCTCGTGATAAACATGCTTAAATCATGCTTTTTTGAACCCGAGGATGCGAAGGTGATTCCAGAGGTGGCGGCTAAACATCCCTACAAGCCTGTTGTGGATGTGCCAGCTGGTGGCGAGGACTTTAAACTCGTCTATGATGTGATCGGTGAAAGTCCAATACCCCTCTATAATTTGCCAGAAAAAGGCGTTAAAGCCCTAAAAGCCCTGAGACTTTACGGGAAAATTCTGAACGAGGTTAAGACGGGTTAA
- a CDS encoding lipopolysaccharide kinase InaA family protein encodes MSSRQKSLRMELDERIVDFCRQIANSKHISGVCLCGYTFGSFERTKMPLEILLVVKGFKPMLMNYFRLFDGKPVIFYVVDKWIFERDVDSGFLGEAFSVYLLFPYKPLVGGEYLKAEEFKLKRRLILEALENLVLDFPELSHEIRIKPEYFMYEAMLSRARLFPPLYYVISSCLRGETREQNIQRIISGYNAAIRELRKEGVLEDAGGGFLKISKAFIDGSKSRGKLFRNLLKSTQKTLLMTILGIFPKILAFLSENMTTLSRIQLFENEGLRLKAECGIEDPQRYLFVPTANGFVSLAARMGIEDFAKKVLNVAESAVVDVEELGGVLNDVYLVKVSSNGEQKIVVKSFKDWSDIKWFPLTLWTFGTRTFAVLGRSRLERECSINQFLHSKGFAVPRLLGVSHAERLVFMEYLEGEPLDKVIKRTFDLAAEGSDIQEELKVFRRVGETIAKVHALNIALGDTKPDNILIGKDGEVYLMDFEQASRNGDKAWDIAELLYFIGHYAPPLAGTQVAEAIVKAFLKGYLEAGGDVEAVRAAGKPKYTKVFSIFVFPHIILAISNICRKAMLEEHNHG; translated from the coding sequence GTGTCCAGCAGACAAAAGAGTCTCCGCATGGAGTTGGATGAGCGAATCGTTGATTTCTGTAGGCAAATTGCCAATTCCAAGCATATAAGCGGTGTCTGCCTATGTGGGTACACGTTTGGCTCCTTTGAAAGGACAAAAATGCCGCTGGAGATTTTGCTCGTAGTCAAGGGCTTTAAGCCTATGTTGATGAACTACTTTAGGCTTTTTGATGGCAAGCCAGTCATATTCTATGTTGTTGACAAGTGGATTTTCGAGAGAGATGTGGACAGCGGATTTCTAGGCGAAGCCTTCAGTGTGTACCTCCTTTTCCCCTACAAGCCTCTAGTTGGAGGGGAATACCTAAAAGCGGAAGAGTTTAAGCTTAAAAGACGCTTAATTCTTGAGGCTTTGGAAAACCTTGTTCTGGACTTTCCAGAACTTTCCCATGAAATCCGCATAAAACCAGAATACTTCATGTATGAGGCTATGTTGAGCAGAGCCCGTCTCTTCCCACCATTATATTACGTGATATCCAGCTGTTTACGTGGAGAGACGCGGGAACAGAATATTCAGCGGATTATTAGCGGATACAATGCGGCTATAAGGGAGCTGCGGAAAGAGGGTGTTCTTGAAGATGCTGGTGGCGGTTTCCTTAAAATTTCAAAAGCCTTTATTGATGGCTCTAAAAGTCGGGGGAAGCTGTTCAGAAACCTTTTAAAGTCAACTCAGAAGACTCTCCTCATGACCATTCTAGGAATTTTTCCCAAGATTTTGGCGTTTCTTTCGGAAAACATGACCACTTTGTCGAGGATTCAGCTCTTTGAAAATGAGGGATTGAGGCTTAAAGCGGAATGCGGTATAGAAGACCCCCAGAGATATCTGTTTGTTCCGACGGCTAACGGCTTCGTTTCCCTTGCCGCTAGGATGGGCATAGAAGACTTCGCCAAAAAAGTCCTTAATGTGGCTGAGAGCGCCGTGGTTGATGTTGAGGAGTTGGGCGGAGTTTTAAATGATGTATATCTGGTTAAGGTTTCCTCAAACGGCGAGCAAAAGATCGTCGTTAAAAGTTTTAAGGACTGGTCGGATATCAAGTGGTTCCCATTAACCTTGTGGACTTTTGGCACCAGAACCTTCGCTGTTCTTGGGCGCTCAAGACTTGAAAGGGAATGCTCCATAAATCAGTTTCTCCATTCAAAGGGTTTCGCCGTTCCCCGACTTCTCGGTGTAAGCCATGCTGAAAGACTGGTTTTCATGGAGTACTTGGAGGGTGAACCCCTCGACAAAGTAATAAAGCGAACCTTTGACTTGGCGGCTGAAGGCAGTGACATCCAAGAGGAGTTGAAGGTTTTCAGGAGGGTTGGGGAAACTATTGCAAAAGTTCACGCCCTCAACATAGCCTTAGGCGACACAAAACCGGACAACATATTAATAGGCAAGGACGGAGAAGTCTATCTAATGGATTTTGAGCAAGCTTCCCGCAACGGCGACAAAGCCTGGGACATTGCCGAACTCCTATATTTTATTGGGCATTATGCACCGCCACTAGCTGGGACACAAGTTGCAGAAGCCATCGTGAAGGCTTTTCTTAAAGGCTATTTAGAGGCAGGTGGAGACGTAGAAGCCGTGAGGGCGGCTGGAAAGCCAAAATACACGAAAGTCTTTAGCATTTTCGTTTTCCCCCACATAATTTTAGCCATTTCAAATATTTGCCGAAAAGCAATGCTGGAGGAGCATAACCATGGTTAA
- a CDS encoding MBL fold metallo-hydrolase translates to MVKDETSLTFYGGVNEIGGNKILVKDGSTAVFLDFGMSFALRKQYYSPPLLSPKSEKSLQELGILPKLDGVYRFDDKPPAVNAIFISHGHMDHSAYLSFVKREIPVHCGETTKTILTALGEIRKADLEFNVEGIDFHTFRTGDTIKIDGLEIEPLHVDHSVPGAYGFIIHTSRGTVAYTGDFRDHGAKGEMTREFVERARAAEPVAVVCEATNMTSVSVSSEREVEAKLSHIVGQADGLVLAEFAYTDVDRLNSFYRAALKNNRCLAVSLRQAYLIEALSSDRKLRIPKLSDEGILIFRKSKERLYAWEKQILERYPDKVVDAERVSKRQQNIILTMSLYDLEQLVEIQPRPGSCYIFSSSEPFNEEMEIDFERLVNWLRHYGLPQYHVHVSGHITPLRLKACLKEINAKKVFPVHTENAGLFARFMQDLKSQIVVTEKGREYPL, encoded by the coding sequence ATGGTTAAAGACGAGACATCCTTAACCTTCTATGGTGGGGTAAACGAAATCGGTGGAAACAAGATCCTCGTGAAAGATGGTAGCACCGCGGTTTTCCTTGACTTTGGGATGTCTTTCGCCTTGAGGAAGCAGTATTATTCGCCTCCCCTCCTATCACCTAAAAGTGAAAAAAGCCTTCAGGAGCTGGGCATACTGCCTAAACTTGACGGGGTTTACCGGTTTGACGATAAACCCCCAGCGGTAAATGCCATCTTTATTTCTCATGGGCATATGGACCATTCTGCCTACCTCTCCTTCGTGAAAAGGGAAATCCCCGTCCACTGCGGCGAAACAACAAAGACAATTCTCACAGCGCTCGGCGAAATCCGCAAGGCAGATTTGGAATTCAATGTGGAGGGCATAGATTTCCACACTTTCAGAACAGGCGACACCATAAAGATTGACGGTTTAGAAATTGAGCCCCTGCATGTTGATCACTCTGTGCCGGGGGCTTATGGCTTCATAATTCACACCTCAAGGGGGACAGTTGCCTACACGGGAGACTTCAGGGATCACGGTGCAAAGGGCGAGATGACCCGGGAGTTTGTGGAGCGGGCTAGGGCGGCTGAGCCCGTGGCTGTTGTTTGTGAAGCCACCAACATGACGAGCGTTTCCGTTTCATCTGAAAGGGAGGTTGAAGCTAAATTAAGCCATATTGTCGGTCAAGCTGACGGCTTGGTGCTTGCGGAATTCGCCTACACAGACGTGGACAGACTTAACTCGTTCTACAGAGCAGCCCTTAAAAACAACCGGTGCTTGGCTGTTTCACTGCGACAAGCCTACTTAATTGAGGCGTTGAGCAGCGACCGGAAGCTTCGCATTCCAAAGCTTAGCGATGAGGGGATCCTCATCTTTCGAAAGTCGAAGGAGCGCCTATATGCTTGGGAAAAACAAATCCTTGAGCGCTATCCAGACAAGGTTGTGGACGCCGAACGGGTTTCGAAGCGCCAACAAAACATAATCTTGACAATGTCCCTTTACGATTTGGAGCAGCTGGTGGAAATCCAACCCCGACCCGGAAGCTGCTATATATTCTCTTCTTCCGAGCCCTTCAATGAGGAGATGGAGATAGACTTTGAAAGGCTTGTTAACTGGCTTAGGCATTATGGCTTGCCGCAATATCATGTGCACGTTTCCGGACACATAACGCCATTAAGGCTTAAGGCTTGCCTCAAAGAAATTAACGCCAAAAAAGTTTTTCCAGTGCACACGGAAAACGCCGGGCTTTTCGCTAGGTTCATGCAGGACCTCAAAAGCCAAATTGTGGTAACCGAGAAAGGCAGAGAATACCCGCTTTAG
- the mdh gene encoding malate dehydrogenase gives MITIIGAGRVGSAAAFNVLRYRISDVVLIDIFENLAKGEALDMMQTAPALEFDGKIIGTSDYSQMKGSELVIITAGESRKPGMSRLDLMRKNAGIVRSIVREVVKYAPNCKIMMVTNPVDVMTYIAYKESGFERNRVFGMGNILDTLRFRSYIALELGVSREDIRALVIGEHGDSMVPLAEYASVAGIPIMRLLSKEQIEKIINLTITSGAEVIKLKGSTVHAPAAAIAIMADAILRGRNRVMGVSTYLQGEYGFHDVAIGVPVVLGRSGVERILELELLPETRKRLEKSVAVIKEAIRELEAS, from the coding sequence ATGATAACCATTATTGGTGCTGGACGCGTTGGAAGCGCCGCAGCTTTCAATGTTTTAAGGTACCGAATAAGCGATGTTGTGTTAATCGACATTTTTGAGAATTTAGCGAAGGGCGAAGCCTTGGACATGATGCAGACAGCCCCCGCCCTAGAGTTTGACGGCAAAATCATCGGGACAAGCGACTACAGTCAAATGAAAGGCTCAGAGCTGGTCATCATAACTGCTGGTGAGTCGCGAAAACCTGGAATGAGTCGCCTCGACTTGATGCGGAAAAACGCGGGTATAGTGCGGTCCATAGTGCGGGAAGTCGTGAAATACGCGCCCAACTGCAAAATCATGATGGTTACGAATCCCGTTGACGTTATGACATACATAGCCTACAAAGAATCTGGCTTTGAGCGAAATCGTGTCTTTGGAATGGGCAACATTCTTGACACGTTACGTTTTAGGTCTTATATCGCTTTAGAGTTGGGTGTTTCAAGGGAGGACATCCGGGCACTTGTGATAGGCGAACATGGCGACTCCATGGTTCCATTGGCGGAATACGCGTCGGTAGCGGGCATCCCCATAATGCGCCTTCTTTCAAAGGAGCAAATTGAAAAAATCATAAACCTAACCATAACATCGGGCGCGGAGGTAATAAAACTTAAGGGTTCAACGGTCCACGCGCCAGCCGCCGCCATAGCCATCATGGCTGACGCTATATTGCGCGGCAGAAACCGTGTCATGGGAGTGTCCACGTACCTTCAGGGTGAGTATGGCTTCCATGATGTTGCCATAGGCGTGCCCGTTGTTTTGGGCAGAAGCGGTGTTGAACGCATTTTAGAGCTTGAGCTTCTGCCCGAAACTCGGAAACGCCTAGAAAAATCTGTTGCAGTAATTAAGGAGGCTATCCGTGAACTGGAGGCTTCCTAA